A stretch of the Papaver somniferum cultivar HN1 chromosome 6, ASM357369v1, whole genome shotgun sequence genome encodes the following:
- the LOC113290275 gene encoding F-box/kelch-repeat protein At3g06240-like: protein MPTILGSSNGLVLIVIAVKSSEIFAFGTRLPANTADSGDSDAHGFGFDCKNDDYKVIRIESSDPNEEVSEASVYSLASNSWKELGIIPYHFPLGINKGFLLNGVLYWIATGILSEVLVCFDISDEMFRDVPLPYNSLDEAEAPSFLDLGVWEGKLCLFIKNHMENSTICTHQNDHVDVWTMTDNKWSKHLNISAHMTDMYYGRPIQTLQNGEILIEGGPRKEEEGIGFISYDPQLERVRALKIHGDPDEYDVDTYIETLVPLNSGTYVNKTRKKAKTKRKKKTDTDD from the coding sequence ATGCCTACaattctaggttcttctaatggTTTGGTTCTCATAGTCATAGCAGTAAAATCTTCTGAAATTTTTGCATTTGGAACCCGGCTACCAGCGAATACTGCAGATTCAGGCGACTCAGACGCACATGGGTTTGGTTttgattgcaagaatgatgattaTAAGGTAATAAGAATTGAGAGTTCTGATCCTAATGAAGAAGTTTCGGAAGCTAGTGTTTActcattagcttcaaattcatggaAGGAACTTGGTATCATTCCTTATCATTTTCCTCTTGGTATAAATAAGGGGTTTCTACTTAATGGTGTTCTTTACTGGATTGCTACTGGAATTTTGTCTGAAGTTCTtgtttgttttgatatttctGATGAGATGTTCCGTGATGTGCCATTACCTTACAACAGTTTAGATGAGGCCGAGGCCCCTTCCTTTTTAGATTTGGGCGTTTGGGAAGGGAAACTTTGTCTATTTATAAAGAATCACATGGAGAATTCTACTATATGTACGCATCAAAATGATCACGTCGACGTGTGGACGATGACGGATAACAAGTGGAGTAAGCATTTAAATATTAGTGCACATATGACAGACATGTACTATGGAAGGCCAATTCAAACTTTGCAAAATGGTGAGATTCTTATTGAAGGCGGACCAAGGAAGGAAGAAGAGGGCATTGGATTTATTTCATATGACCCTCAGCTTGAAAGAGTCAGAGCTCTGAAGATACATGGTGACCCAGACGAGTATGATGTGGATACCTATATTGAGACCTTAGTACCACTAAACTCCGGTACTTATGTTAATAAAACAAGAAAGAAAGcaaaaacaaagagaaaaaaaaaaacagatactGACGACTGA